The Esox lucius isolate fEsoLuc1 chromosome 5, fEsoLuc1.pri, whole genome shotgun sequence genome includes a region encoding these proteins:
- the tex47 gene encoding testis-expressed protein 47 isoform X2 has protein sequence MEVSSQLRLDKRKEDVGTSLFHCRMEQRRLLNPQEEMKFLLHRLVVVASLPQQLEDRRDIGAHYEELNQRLQRKYQGDAVTGLLLLYPTCMLHVMESSSEVLAGVLQDLRDMQEGPHGARIEVSKILVMSHDLPSRLFQQWSYELLNMEARVGVALGRDAPGDDEEEDTETLVRTALSMVLKLGSHLLKPTIKGVKTPLGSRLDVMPEMIVPQDLLVKLLSRDLLSPQEYLQAYLTPLHIPMDTGETSVFSQFNMQMSRVWKQSTNHSLMFS, from the exons aTGGAGGTATCCAGCCAGCTACGTCTAGACAAACGGAAGGAAGATGTTGGGACTAGCTTGTTTCACTGCCGTATGGAGCAAAGAAGACTTTTGAATCCACAGGAGGAGATG AAGTTCCTGTTACACCGGTTGGTAGTTGTTGCCAGCCTCCCCCAGCAACTCGAAGACAGGAGAGACATTGGAG CTCACTACGAGGAGCTGAACCAGCGCTTGCAGAGGAAATACCAAGGTGATGCTGTCACAGGCCTGCTTTTGCTGTACCCAACCTGCATGCTTCACGTCATGGAG TCATCCAGCGAGGTACTTGCAGGTGTGCTGCAGGATCTGAGAGATATGCAGGAAGGTCCACATGG TGCCCGCATCGAGGTGTCCAAGATCCTGGTGATGTCACATGACCTTCCCAGCAGGCTGTTCCAGCAGTGGAGCTACGAGCTGCTGAACATGGAGGCCAGGGTGGGTGTGGCGCTGGGCAGAGACGCGCCCGgcgatgatgaggaggaggacacCGAGACCCTGGTCCGCACTGCCCTGTCAATGGTGCTCAAACTGGGCAGTCACCTCCTCAAACCCACCATTAAG GGTGTGAAGACGCCACTGGGCTCACGGCTGGATGTGATGCCAGAGATGATTGTTCCTCAGGACCTCCTGGTCAAGCTGCTGTCCAGAGATCTGCTGAGCCCCCAGGAGTATCTACAGGCTTACCTCACTCCTCTCCACATCCCCATGGACACCGGTGAGACATCTGTATTCAGTCAATTTAACATGCAAAT gtcaCGTGTTTGGAAGCAGTCAACCAACCACAGTTTAATGTTTAGCTAA
- the tex47 gene encoding testis-expressed protein 47 isoform X3: MASRSHEVDNVPFTVWNSAFEDRMSLFTKLEESQRTVRKKFLLHRLVVVASLPQQLEDRRDIGAHYEELNQRLQRKYQGDAVTGLLLLYPTCMLHVMESSSEVLAGVLQDLRDMQEGPHGARIEVSKILVMSHDLPSRLFQQWSYELLNMEARVGVALGRDAPGDDEEEDTETLVRTALSMVLKLGSHLLKPTIKGVKTPLGSRLDVMPEMIVPQDLLVKLLSRDLLSPQEYLQAYLTPLHIPMDTGHVFGSSQPTTV; the protein is encoded by the exons ATGGCTTCAAGATCGCACGAAGTTGATAATGTGCCCTTTACGGTCTGGAACTCGGCATTTGAAGACAGAATGTCGCTGTTTACTAAGCTGGAGGAGTCCCAGAGGACCGTTCGAAAG AAGTTCCTGTTACACCGGTTGGTAGTTGTTGCCAGCCTCCCCCAGCAACTCGAAGACAGGAGAGACATTGGAG CTCACTACGAGGAGCTGAACCAGCGCTTGCAGAGGAAATACCAAGGTGATGCTGTCACAGGCCTGCTTTTGCTGTACCCAACCTGCATGCTTCACGTCATGGAG TCATCCAGCGAGGTACTTGCAGGTGTGCTGCAGGATCTGAGAGATATGCAGGAAGGTCCACATGG TGCCCGCATCGAGGTGTCCAAGATCCTGGTGATGTCACATGACCTTCCCAGCAGGCTGTTCCAGCAGTGGAGCTACGAGCTGCTGAACATGGAGGCCAGGGTGGGTGTGGCGCTGGGCAGAGACGCGCCCGgcgatgatgaggaggaggacacCGAGACCCTGGTCCGCACTGCCCTGTCAATGGTGCTCAAACTGGGCAGTCACCTCCTCAAACCCACCATTAAG GGTGTGAAGACGCCACTGGGCTCACGGCTGGATGTGATGCCAGAGATGATTGTTCCTCAGGACCTCCTGGTCAAGCTGCTGTCCAGAGATCTGCTGAGCCCCCAGGAGTATCTACAGGCTTACCTCACTCCTCTCCACATCCCCATGGACACCG gtcaCGTGTTTGGAAGCAGTCAACCAACCACAGTTTAA
- the tex47 gene encoding testis-expressed protein 47 isoform X1 produces MASRSHEVDNVPFTVWNSAFEDRMSLFTKLEESQRTVRKKFLLHRLVVVASLPQQLEDRRDIGAHYEELNQRLQRKYQGDAVTGLLLLYPTCMLHVMESSSEVLAGVLQDLRDMQEGPHGARIEVSKILVMSHDLPSRLFQQWSYELLNMEARVGVALGRDAPGDDEEEDTETLVRTALSMVLKLGSHLLKPTIKGVKTPLGSRLDVMPEMIVPQDLLVKLLSRDLLSPQEYLQAYLTPLHIPMDTGETSVFSQFNMQMSRVWKQSTNHSLMFS; encoded by the exons ATGGCTTCAAGATCGCACGAAGTTGATAATGTGCCCTTTACGGTCTGGAACTCGGCATTTGAAGACAGAATGTCGCTGTTTACTAAGCTGGAGGAGTCCCAGAGGACCGTTCGAAAG AAGTTCCTGTTACACCGGTTGGTAGTTGTTGCCAGCCTCCCCCAGCAACTCGAAGACAGGAGAGACATTGGAG CTCACTACGAGGAGCTGAACCAGCGCTTGCAGAGGAAATACCAAGGTGATGCTGTCACAGGCCTGCTTTTGCTGTACCCAACCTGCATGCTTCACGTCATGGAG TCATCCAGCGAGGTACTTGCAGGTGTGCTGCAGGATCTGAGAGATATGCAGGAAGGTCCACATGG TGCCCGCATCGAGGTGTCCAAGATCCTGGTGATGTCACATGACCTTCCCAGCAGGCTGTTCCAGCAGTGGAGCTACGAGCTGCTGAACATGGAGGCCAGGGTGGGTGTGGCGCTGGGCAGAGACGCGCCCGgcgatgatgaggaggaggacacCGAGACCCTGGTCCGCACTGCCCTGTCAATGGTGCTCAAACTGGGCAGTCACCTCCTCAAACCCACCATTAAG GGTGTGAAGACGCCACTGGGCTCACGGCTGGATGTGATGCCAGAGATGATTGTTCCTCAGGACCTCCTGGTCAAGCTGCTGTCCAGAGATCTGCTGAGCCCCCAGGAGTATCTACAGGCTTACCTCACTCCTCTCCACATCCCCATGGACACCGGTGAGACATCTGTATTCAGTCAATTTAACATGCAAAT gtcaCGTGTTTGGAAGCAGTCAACCAACCACAGTTTAATGTTTAGCTAA